In Pseudomonas fluorescens, a genomic segment contains:
- a CDS encoding DUF72 domain-containing protein: protein MRLPYYIGCPSWSENAWREYLYPVDARSSDYLALYSQVFNAVEGNTTFYARPSAATVQRWAEIMPGDFRFTAKFPGDISHGGDLREQLPAAESFVGLMSPLGERVAPLWLQLSASFSPQRLGELAGFIDGLERPMAVEVRHPEFFAKGDAERMLNRLLRDRGVERICLDPRALFSCTSTSAAVLHAQSKKPKVPPRPAALTLFPQVRFIGHPELEANDPFLLPWVEKIAGWIEEGRTPYMFLHTSDNRLAAQLALRFHDQLMARLPGLPGLPTLYREPAAEQLGLL from the coding sequence ATGCGCCTGCCTTACTACATTGGCTGCCCGTCCTGGAGCGAAAACGCCTGGCGCGAGTACCTGTACCCTGTCGATGCGCGTTCCAGCGATTACCTTGCCCTGTATTCCCAGGTCTTCAACGCCGTTGAAGGCAATACCACGTTTTATGCTCGCCCCTCGGCCGCCACTGTGCAGCGCTGGGCCGAAATCATGCCTGGGGATTTTCGTTTCACCGCTAAATTCCCGGGTGATATCAGCCATGGCGGCGACTTGCGTGAGCAGTTGCCGGCGGCGGAAAGTTTTGTCGGCCTGATGAGCCCGCTGGGTGAGCGCGTCGCGCCACTGTGGCTGCAACTGTCGGCGAGTTTTTCACCGCAACGCCTGGGCGAACTGGCCGGGTTTATCGATGGCTTGGAGCGGCCCATGGCGGTGGAAGTGCGGCATCCGGAGTTCTTCGCCAAGGGCGATGCCGAGCGCATGCTCAACCGCCTGCTGCGTGACCGTGGTGTCGAGCGGATCTGCCTCGACCCGCGCGCCTTGTTCAGTTGCACATCCACCTCGGCTGCGGTGCTGCACGCACAATCGAAAAAACCCAAGGTGCCACCACGCCCGGCGGCACTGACGCTGTTTCCCCAGGTACGGTTTATCGGTCATCCGGAGCTTGAGGCCAACGACCCGTTCCTGCTCCCGTGGGTGGAAAAAATCGCCGGTTGGATTGAAGAAGGGCGCACGCCCTACATGTTCCTGCACACCTCCGATAACCGCCTCGCCGCGCAGTTGGCCCTGCGTTTTCACGACCAGCTGATGGCGCGCTTGCCGGGCCTGCCAGGCTTGCCGACCTTGTATCGGGAACCCGCAGCGGAGCAACTGGGGTTACTCTAG
- a CDS encoding isocitrate lyase/PEP mutase family protein: MDAQTLRAETFKALHERDRAFVMPNPWDAGSAIMLASLGFEALATTSAGYAFSLGRPDAEGALSLDDTLVNAGMIAWATALPVAADLENGFSDTPEGCAQTILRAAATGIVGGSIEDATGIAVDPIYPFDLSVERVEAAVAAARSLPFPFMLTARAENLLHGRLDLPDTLRRLQAYAEAGADVLYAPGLRSAEEVLAVVKAVAPKPVNVLMSGGLKLSVAQLSEMGVKRISVGSAMALAAYGEFYRAAQEVFESGTFTFTERSMSYSQASQFFKK; this comes from the coding sequence ATGGATGCCCAAACCCTTCGCGCCGAAACCTTCAAGGCCCTGCACGAGCGCGATCGCGCGTTCGTGATGCCCAACCCGTGGGACGCCGGCTCGGCGATCATGCTCGCCAGCCTCGGCTTTGAAGCCCTCGCCACCACCAGTGCGGGTTACGCGTTCAGCCTGGGCCGCCCGGATGCCGAGGGTGCATTGTCATTGGACGACACCCTGGTGAATGCCGGCATGATTGCCTGGGCCACAGCGTTGCCAGTGGCAGCCGACCTCGAAAACGGTTTCAGCGACACGCCCGAAGGCTGTGCCCAGACCATCCTGCGTGCGGCGGCGACCGGTATCGTCGGCGGCTCTATCGAAGATGCCACGGGCATTGCCGTCGACCCGATCTATCCTTTTGATTTGTCTGTCGAGCGTGTGGAAGCGGCTGTTGCCGCGGCCCGTAGCCTGCCGTTTCCCTTCATGCTGACGGCGCGCGCAGAAAACCTGCTGCATGGTCGCCTGGATCTGCCCGATACCCTGCGCCGCCTGCAAGCCTACGCCGAGGCCGGCGCCGACGTGTTGTACGCACCGGGCCTGCGCAGTGCCGAGGAGGTGCTGGCGGTGGTCAAGGCCGTTGCGCCCAAGCCGGTGAATGTGCTGATGTCCGGCGGCCTGAAACTCAGCGTGGCGCAACTGAGCGAGATGGGCGTCAAGCGCATCAGCGTTGGCTCCGCCATGGCGTTGGCGGCCTATGGTGAGTTCTACCGGGCGGCGCAGGAGGTGTTTGAGTCGGGCACTTTTACCTTCACCGAGCGTTCGATGTCGTATAGCCAGGCCAGCCAATTCTTCAAGAAATGA
- a CDS encoding class I SAM-dependent methyltransferase → MSEQPAASRIRVEALAEGFQARAEQWAEQLGLPLQLTEADFSLQVGEHGLQLQQLGPEAPGPVRVDFVEGGAAHRRLYGGGSGQMIAKAVGVAQGVRPRVLDATAGLGKDAFVLASLGCTMSLIERQPLIGALLEDGLARGAQDFEVAPIVARMALLKGNSIDVMLNWQGEPPQVIYLDPMFPHREKTALVKKEMRLFRPLVGDDPDAPALLAAALALASHRVVVKRPRKAPCIEGPKPSHALDGKSSRYDIYPKKALKP, encoded by the coding sequence ATGAGCGAACAACCAGCGGCCAGCCGCATTCGGGTCGAGGCCTTGGCCGAGGGTTTCCAGGCCCGCGCCGAGCAGTGGGCTGAGCAGCTTGGCTTGCCTCTGCAACTGACGGAGGCGGATTTCTCCCTGCAAGTGGGTGAGCATGGCCTGCAATTGCAACAGCTCGGGCCCGAGGCGCCGGGGCCGGTGCGTGTGGATTTTGTCGAAGGGGGAGCGGCCCATCGGCGCTTATACGGCGGGGGCAGCGGGCAAATGATCGCCAAGGCCGTGGGCGTTGCCCAAGGCGTGCGCCCACGGGTGCTGGATGCTACGGCGGGGCTGGGCAAGGACGCGTTCGTACTCGCCAGCCTGGGTTGTACCATGAGCCTGATCGAGCGCCAGCCGCTGATCGGCGCCTTGCTCGAAGATGGCCTGGCGCGCGGTGCGCAGGACTTTGAAGTGGCGCCGATCGTGGCACGCATGGCGTTGCTCAAGGGCAATTCCATCGATGTAATGCTCAATTGGCAGGGCGAGCCGCCTCAGGTGATCTATCTCGATCCGATGTTCCCACACCGTGAGAAAACTGCCCTGGTTAAGAAGGAAATGCGCTTGTTCCGGCCATTGGTGGGGGATGATCCGGATGCGCCGGCCTTGCTCGCGGCGGCGCTGGCGCTGGCCAGCCATCGGGTGGTGGTCAAGCGCCCGCGCAAGGCTCCATGTATCGAAGGACCGAAGCCGAGCCATGCGTTGGATGGCAAGTCCAGCCGGTATGACATTTATCCCAAGAAAGCGCTCAAGCCTTAA
- a CDS encoding TetR/AcrR family transcriptional regulator, translated as MSDNPVSTNSPGRPKDMAKRQAILEAAKILFLSNGYANTSMDAVALEAGVSKLTVYSHFTDKETLFTAAVVAKCEEQLPVMYFELPEGVPVQTVLLNIARGFHRLINSEESVNLHRLMMTTGNQDVKLSQIFFEAGPMRMLQGMERLLSRIDQSGALNIDKPLVAAEHFFCLLKGAANFCLLYGCGDRLSEEAAEAHVQEVVGLFMRAYRV; from the coding sequence ATGTCCGACAATCCTGTATCCACCAATAGCCCTGGGCGTCCCAAGGACATGGCAAAACGCCAGGCAATCCTCGAAGCAGCGAAAATCCTGTTTTTGAGCAATGGCTACGCCAACACCAGCATGGATGCCGTGGCCCTTGAGGCCGGCGTGTCGAAACTGACCGTCTACAGCCACTTCACCGACAAAGAGACCTTGTTCACCGCGGCCGTGGTGGCCAAGTGCGAAGAACAGTTGCCGGTAATGTATTTCGAGCTGCCGGAGGGCGTGCCTGTGCAGACGGTGCTGCTGAATATCGCGCGCGGGTTCCATCGACTGATCAACAGCGAGGAGTCGGTGAACCTGCATCGCCTGATGATGACCACCGGCAACCAGGACGTGAAACTCTCACAGATTTTCTTTGAAGCCGGGCCCATGCGCATGTTGCAGGGCATGGAGCGCCTGCTCAGCCGGATTGATCAGAGCGGTGCCCTGAACATCGATAAACCGCTGGTCGCGGCCGAGCACTTCTTCTGCCTGCTCAAGGGCGCGGCGAATTTCTGTTTGCTGTATGGCTGTGGTGACCGGCTGAGCGAAGAAGCGGCCGAAGCTCATGTGCAGGAGGTAGTGGGGTTGTTTATGCGGGCCTATAGAGTTTGA
- a CDS encoding efflux RND transporter periplasmic adaptor subunit, translating to MRSSFLPLALPASLVFLLAACGHEEATPTSIRPAMVVQPQPSAQAMDSYPGEVRARYEPDLAFRIGGKVSKRLVEEGERVKANQALAELDPQDVRLQLEATRAQVAAAEANLSLVRAERDRYKTLMDRQMVSRSQYDNSENLYRSGVARLKQIKAEFDVANNQAGYAVLRAPQDGVVAKRVVEVGQVVSAGQTVFTLATDGEREVLISLPEQGFGRFKVGQPVAVELWSQPDQRFAGRIRELSPAADPKSRTFAARVAFTSGKVPAELGQSARVFIQADGIVPLSVPLSALSAENGASYVWRVLADNSLKRTPVRIGAFGEKTVPVLEGLSPSDWVIAAGVHVLHEGQQVRPVDRSNRVVNLAANKE from the coding sequence ATGCGCAGCTCTTTCCTGCCTCTTGCGTTGCCAGCCAGCCTGGTCTTCCTATTGGCCGCCTGTGGCCATGAAGAAGCGACCCCAACGTCCATTCGCCCGGCCATGGTGGTGCAACCGCAGCCATCGGCGCAGGCGATGGACAGCTATCCCGGGGAGGTGCGCGCCCGTTATGAGCCTGACCTGGCCTTTCGCATCGGCGGCAAAGTCAGCAAGCGGCTGGTGGAGGAGGGCGAGCGCGTCAAGGCCAACCAGGCGCTGGCGGAACTCGATCCCCAGGATGTGCGCCTGCAATTGGAGGCCACCCGTGCCCAAGTCGCGGCCGCCGAGGCCAACCTGAGCCTGGTGCGTGCCGAGCGTGATCGCTACAAGACCCTGATGGACCGTCAGATGGTCAGTCGCTCCCAGTACGACAATTCGGAAAATCTCTACCGCTCAGGTGTTGCACGCCTCAAGCAGATCAAGGCCGAGTTCGACGTGGCCAATAACCAGGCCGGCTACGCCGTGTTGCGTGCGCCACAGGACGGTGTGGTCGCCAAGCGCGTGGTGGAAGTCGGCCAAGTGGTATCCGCCGGCCAGACCGTGTTTACCCTCGCCACCGACGGTGAGCGAGAAGTGCTGATCAGCCTGCCCGAACAAGGCTTTGGTCGGTTCAAGGTCGGCCAACCGGTAGCGGTCGAGTTGTGGAGCCAGCCAGACCAGCGGTTTGCCGGACGTATACGTGAACTGTCCCCCGCCGCCGATCCAAAATCACGCACCTTTGCCGCCCGAGTCGCGTTCACCAGCGGCAAAGTCCCGGCTGAACTGGGCCAGAGTGCTCGCGTATTCATACAGGCCGACGGCATTGTTCCGCTGTCGGTCCCGCTGTCTGCCCTCAGCGCGGAAAACGGTGCTTCCTACGTCTGGCGCGTACTGGCGGACAACTCCCTTAAGCGCACCCCGGTTCGTATCGGCGCCTTCGGTGAAAAAACCGTGCCGGTTCTGGAAGGGCTGAGCCCCTCTGACTGGGTGATTGCCGCCGGCGTGCACGTGCTCCATGAGGGCCAGCAAGTGCGCCCGGTGGATCGCTCCAACCGTGTCGTGAACCTGGCGGCCAACAAGGAGTAG
- a CDS encoding efflux RND transporter permease subunit produces MGFNLSEWALRNRQIVLFLMILLAVVGTLSYTKLGQSEDPPFTFKAMVIKTNWPGATAQEVSRQVTERIEKKLMETGEYERIVSFSRPGESQVTFIARDAMRSAQIPELWYQVRKKISDIRQTLPPDIQGPFFNDEFGTTFGNIYALTGDGFDYAVLKDYADRIQIQLQRVPDVGKVELLGLQDEKIWIELSNLKLATLGLPLAAVQQALQEQNAVSTAGFFETPSERVQLRVSGNFKTVEEIRNFPIRVGDRTFRIGDVAEIHRGFNDPPAPRMRFMGDDAIGLAVAMRDGGDILVLGKALEGEFARLQKNLPAGMQLRKVSDQPAAVKTGVGEFVQVLAEALAIVLLVSFFSLGVRTGMVVALAIPLVLAMTFATMYYLGIGLHKISLGALVLALGLLVDDAIIAVEMMAIKMEQGYDRLKAASFAWTSTAFPMLTGTLITAAGFLPIATAQSSTGEYTRSIFQVVTIALLASWVAAVVFVPYLGEKLLPDLAKIHAAKHGVDGPDPYGTPFYQRVRRLVEWCVQRRKTVIVLTLLLFIGSVALFRFVPQQFFPASGRLELMVDLKLAEGASLSSTADQVKRLEALLKEHAGIDNYVAYVGTGSPRFYLPLDQQLPAASFAQFVVLAKTIEERESLRTWLIETLNEQFPALRSRVTRLENGPPVGYPVQFRVTGEHIEEVRALARKVAAKVRENPHVANVHLDWEEPSKIVYLNIDQDRARALGVSTANLSKFLQSSLTGSSVSQFREDNELIEILLRGTVHERTELSLLPSLAVPTDNGRSVALSQIATLEYGFEEGIIWHRNRLPTVTVRADIYGKEQPATLVQQILPTLEGVRAELPDGYLLDVGGTVEDSARGQNSVKAGVPLFIVVVLTLLMLQLRSFSRTAMVFLTAPLGLIGVTLFLLVFRQPFGFVAMLGTIALSGMIMRNSVILVDQIEQDIKAGLAPWQAIIEATVRRFRPIVLTALAAVLAMIPLSRSVFFGPMAVAIMGGLIVATALTLLFLPALYAAWFRVRKDDA; encoded by the coding sequence ATGGGTTTCAATCTTTCCGAATGGGCGTTGCGTAATCGCCAGATCGTACTGTTCCTGATGATACTTCTGGCAGTGGTCGGCACCTTGTCCTACACCAAGCTGGGGCAAAGCGAAGACCCGCCGTTTACCTTCAAGGCCATGGTGATCAAAACCAATTGGCCAGGGGCCACCGCCCAGGAAGTCTCGCGCCAGGTTACCGAGCGCATCGAGAAAAAGCTGATGGAGACCGGCGAGTACGAACGCATCGTTTCGTTCTCGCGCCCCGGTGAGTCCCAGGTCACTTTTATCGCCCGTGACGCCATGCGCTCGGCGCAGATTCCCGAGCTGTGGTACCAAGTGCGCAAGAAGATCAGCGATATTCGCCAGACCTTGCCGCCGGATATCCAGGGGCCGTTTTTCAACGACGAGTTCGGTACCACGTTCGGCAATATCTACGCCCTGACTGGCGACGGCTTCGACTACGCCGTGCTCAAGGACTACGCCGACCGCATCCAGATTCAGCTGCAACGCGTACCCGATGTGGGCAAGGTGGAGCTGCTGGGCCTGCAGGACGAGAAGATCTGGATTGAACTGTCCAACCTCAAGCTTGCCACCCTCGGCTTGCCCCTGGCGGCGGTGCAACAGGCGTTGCAGGAACAGAATGCGGTCTCCACCGCCGGTTTCTTTGAAACGCCGAGTGAACGTGTGCAACTGCGGGTCTCCGGCAACTTCAAGACGGTCGAAGAGATCCGTAATTTCCCGATTCGTGTGGGTGATCGTACCTTCCGTATCGGCGATGTCGCCGAGATCCACCGCGGCTTCAACGACCCACCGGCACCGCGCATGCGCTTTATGGGCGACGACGCCATCGGCCTGGCGGTGGCGATGCGCGACGGTGGCGACATCCTAGTGCTGGGCAAGGCGCTGGAAGGGGAATTCGCACGCTTGCAGAAGAATCTCCCGGCAGGCATGCAGTTGCGCAAGGTGTCGGACCAGCCGGCGGCGGTGAAAACCGGTGTCGGAGAATTCGTTCAGGTGCTGGCCGAAGCGTTGGCCATTGTATTGCTGGTGAGTTTCTTCTCCCTCGGCGTACGCACTGGCATGGTGGTCGCCCTGGCGATTCCGTTGGTGCTGGCGATGACCTTTGCCACCATGTATTACCTCGGCATCGGCTTGCACAAGATTTCCCTCGGCGCCTTGGTATTGGCCCTGGGCTTGCTGGTGGATGATGCAATTATCGCCGTGGAAATGATGGCGATCAAAATGGAGCAGGGCTACGACCGGCTCAAGGCCGCCAGTTTCGCCTGGACCAGCACCGCATTCCCGATGCTCACCGGTACGTTGATCACGGCGGCCGGCTTCCTGCCCATTGCTACGGCGCAATCGAGTACCGGCGAATACACCCGCTCGATCTTCCAGGTGGTGACCATTGCGCTGCTGGCGTCATGGGTGGCGGCGGTGGTGTTTGTGCCGTATCTGGGGGAAAAACTCCTACCGGACCTGGCGAAGATTCATGCGGCCAAACACGGCGTCGACGGCCCGGATCCCTACGGCACGCCGTTCTACCAGCGCGTCAGGCGTTTGGTGGAGTGGTGCGTGCAGCGGCGTAAAACCGTCATTGTGCTGACCCTGCTGCTGTTTATCGGCTCGGTGGCGCTGTTCCGTTTTGTACCGCAACAGTTCTTCCCGGCTTCTGGCCGCCTGGAACTGATGGTCGACCTGAAACTCGCCGAAGGCGCTTCCCTGAGCAGCACCGCCGACCAGGTCAAACGGCTCGAAGCCTTGCTGAAGGAACATGCCGGCATCGACAACTACGTGGCCTATGTGGGCACCGGTTCGCCGCGGTTCTACCTGCCTCTGGACCAGCAATTACCCGCCGCCAGCTTTGCCCAATTTGTGGTGCTGGCCAAAACCATCGAAGAACGCGAAAGCCTGCGCACCTGGCTGATCGAAACCCTCAACGAACAATTCCCCGCCCTGCGCTCGCGCGTTACCCGCCTGGAGAACGGCCCTCCCGTGGGCTACCCGGTGCAGTTTCGCGTGACCGGTGAACATATCGAAGAGGTCCGCGCCCTGGCACGCAAGGTGGCGGCCAAGGTGCGCGAAAATCCCCACGTGGCCAATGTGCACCTGGACTGGGAAGAGCCGAGTAAAATCGTCTACCTCAATATCGACCAGGACCGCGCCCGTGCCCTTGGCGTGAGCACCGCCAACTTGTCGAAGTTCCTGCAGAGCTCCTTGACCGGCTCCAGCGTCAGCCAATTCCGGGAGGACAACGAGTTGATCGAAATCCTCCTGCGCGGCACCGTGCATGAACGTACAGAACTGTCGTTGCTGCCGAGCCTCGCCGTGCCCACCGACAACGGCAGGAGCGTGGCCCTGTCGCAGATCGCGACCCTCGAATATGGCTTCGAAGAAGGCATCATCTGGCACCGCAACCGCCTGCCGACGGTGACCGTGCGCGCGGACATCTACGGTAAGGAACAACCGGCGACCCTGGTCCAGCAGATCCTGCCGACCCTGGAAGGCGTACGTGCCGAGTTGCCGGACGGCTATCTGTTGGACGTCGGCGGTACCGTCGAAGACTCCGCCCGTGGGCAGAACTCGGTCAAGGCCGGCGTGCCGCTGTTCATCGTGGTGGTGCTGACCCTGCTGATGCTGCAATTGCGCAGTTTCTCACGCACGGCGATGGTATTTCTGACGGCGCCGTTGGGCTTGATCGGCGTGACATTGTTCCTGTTGGTATTCCGCCAACCCTTCGGTTTTGTGGCCATGCTCGGCACTATCGCGTTGTCGGGGATGATCATGCGTAACTCGGTGATCCTGGTGGATCAGATCGAACAGGACATCAAGGCTGGCCTGGCGCCGTGGCAGGCGATTATCGAAGCCACCGTCCGACGCTTCCGGCCGATCGTTCTCACAGCGCTGGCGGCGGTGCTGGCAATGATCCCGCTGTCTCGCAGTGTGTTCTTCGGGCCGATGGCGGTGGCGATCATGGGCGGGTTGATTGTGGCGACGGCGTTGACGCTATTGTTCCTGCCGGCCCTGTATGCTGCGTGGTTCCGAGTGAGGAAGGACGACGCGTAA
- a CDS encoding LysE family translocator: MLATVSALMLLLLAPGPTNTLLFRAGVLFGFRASWRLAFIECLAYLLQVTVWGVALLYLAAYSPWALKATQLAAACYLLYVSCKLWQRKSSDVGAGKDRFTGLYFFAMTVMNPKGLLMVSFIAPADAFTTAPGYVAFMGTLALVVVPVGAAWVLLGSRFEGMPKSWLTPLKINRATSVAIGCFATLMMGRLADSVMH; encoded by the coding sequence ATGTTGGCCACCGTTTCAGCCTTGATGTTGCTACTGCTTGCCCCTGGCCCCACCAACACCCTGCTGTTCCGTGCCGGGGTGTTGTTCGGGTTCAGGGCGTCATGGCGGTTGGCGTTTATCGAATGCCTGGCTTACCTGCTGCAGGTCACGGTATGGGGCGTTGCATTGCTCTATCTGGCCGCCTATTCACCGTGGGCGCTGAAGGCGACACAACTGGCCGCGGCTTGCTACCTGCTGTATGTGTCTTGCAAGCTCTGGCAACGTAAAAGCAGTGACGTGGGTGCGGGCAAGGACCGCTTCACCGGGCTGTATTTCTTTGCCATGACGGTCATGAACCCAAAGGGTTTGCTGATGGTGTCGTTTATTGCGCCAGCCGACGCCTTTACTACTGCGCCAGGCTATGTCGCCTTCATGGGGACGTTGGCGTTGGTGGTGGTCCCGGTGGGGGCTGCGTGGGTGCTACTGGGAAGCCGATTCGAAGGGATGCCGAAGAGCTGGCTGACGCCATTGAAGATCAACCGTGCGACATCAGTTGCGATCGGTTGCTTCGCCACCCTGATGATGGGGCGACTGGCTGATTCGGTCATGCATTAG